In Larimichthys crocea isolate SSNF chromosome VI, L_crocea_2.0, whole genome shotgun sequence, one genomic interval encodes:
- the gata1a gene encoding GATA binding protein 1a — protein MEDSSEQSHWVSPALLSSDPLAGFSSEPGLLPPGEEGEPFFSGQDTDYSSLPSFFSNPSHTRAPSTYRHSSVRQVFTSPSLLSNLQLLDGPGSHSLSSPYNSSASTWSSSPLTKTPLHSHTPTSLYTPGINSSFTTPRDGYSSPSRDGRESPQLQEALKAERLSPLAGSGTSSSFLNLTPASGSVYTPVSHSHPHMLSPYSSYMTGVQDYNSAALYSSPGSWLNPSYSPKLHNKMRISTPEARECVNCGATATPLWRRDGTGHYLCNACGLYHKMNGQNRPLIRPKKRLIVSKRAGTLCANCHTSTTTLWRRNANGEPVCNACGLYFKLHNVNRPLTMKKDGIQTRNRKVSSKNKKSKKAAMFEPYSEVGQPSSLEGNGGPFSLGPGTLLTYSHTPHLMPTPSLHPSASLPYTHHLNNGMVPTLV, from the exons atggaggattcatcagaGCAGTCCCACTGGGTGTCCCCAGCTCTGCTCAGCTCAGATCCCCTGGCCGGTTTCTCCTCTGAGCCTGGACTGCTGCCTccaggagaagagggagagccCTTCTTCTCTGGCCAGGACACAGACTACTCCAGCCTGCCCTCCTTCTTCTCCAACCCAAGCCACACCCGAGCACCATCCACCTACAGACACAGCTCAG TCCGTCAGGTGTTCACCTCTCCAAGCCTCCTGAGCAACCTCCAGCTGCTGGACGGTCCGGGCAGCCACTCCCTGAGCTCACCTTACAACTCCTCAGCCTCCACCTGGAGCAGCAGCCCCCTCACCAAGACCCCGCTGCACTCACACACCCCGACTTCCCTCTACACCCCGGGCATCAACTCTTCCTTCACCACCCCCAGGGACGGATACTCGTCTCCGAGTAGAGATGGCAGAGAGAGTCCCCAGCTTCAGGAGGCCTTAAAGGCTGAGCGCCTGAGCCCACTGGCGGGATCAGGGACCAGCAGCAGTTTTCTGAATCTGACCCCTGCTAGTGGGAGTGTGTACACTCCGGTATCCCACTCCCACCCACACATGCTGAGCCCCTATAGTTCGTACATGACAGGTGTACAGGACTACAACTCTGCTGCCCTCTACTCCAGCCCTGGATCCTGGCTCAACCCCTCATACTCACCTAAACTCCACAATAAGATGCGGATATCCACTCCAG AGGCCAGAGAGTGTGTCAACTGTGGGGCCACAGCTACCCCATTATGGCGCCGGGACGGTACCGGCCACTACTTGTGTAACGCCTGTGGACTCTATCACAAGATGAACGGCCAAAACAGACCACTAATCCGTCCCAAAAAGAGACTG attGTCAGCAAACGGGCCGGCACACTGTGTGCCAACTGTCACACAAGCACAACAACACTGTGGAGACGCAACGCCAATGGAGAGCCTGTGTGTAACGCGTGTGGACTCTACTTCAAACTGCACAAT gTCAACCGGCCCCTCACCATGAAAAAGGATGGCATTCAAACACGCAACAGAAAAGTGTCCAGCAAGAACAAGAAGAGCAAGAAGGCCGCCATGTTTGAGCCGTACTCAGAGGTGGGTCAGCCGTCCTCCCTGGAAGGGAACGGTGGGCCCTTTTCCCTCGGCCCCGGAACTCTCCTCACCTACAGCCACACACCTCACCTCATGCCAACACCATCCCTACATCCCTCCGCCTCCTTACCCTACACACACCACCTCAACAATGGCATGGTGCCCACACTCGTGTGA